Within Serratia odorifera, the genomic segment GCCGGCTGCTCGCGTTCCACCACCTCAGGGATCACCGGCATATTGTAGCGTTCTTTAAATGCCACGCCAGAGGCGGCCAAATCCACGTTCACCTTATCCATTTCATCTTTGGAAAGCTCTGCCAGATTGTATCCCACGCTGTTCTCCTTACCGTTACCGCATGCAAACAGCGCAGAAGGTAATCCACTCCAGGGCGCTTGGCAAGCCTCGAAAACCATGGAGAGTCACGGCATTCATACACTGCCGTTATTCTTGTCATCGGATTACCGGAGTGTATTTATTAATTTAAATAAGAATGATTCGCTTTTAATTATTTCTAGAGATGTAAATGGTTATCATATTTATTTTCATGGCGGTCAGAATTTTTATTTTATGTTATTGATATTTAAGTATTTAAAAATTAATTGTCCTGAGATGTAAATCAACTGTTTTTATTTTGTTCTTCCCGGGGCATAATGCGGAAAATTTAAATAATGGCCTGCAAAAATTAAAAGGAAAACTTATGCTGACGCAAGAGATGGCAAAACAGTTAAATGAACAACTCAATCTGGAGTTTTATTCTGCCAACCTGTATTTGCAAATGAGCGCATGGTGCAGCGACAAAGGCTTCGAAGGTGCAGCTGCCTTTTTGAAGGAGCATTCTCAGGAAGAGATGCAGCATATGCAGCGTCTGTTTGATTACCTGGAGCGATACCGGTTCGCTGCCATTGCTGGGCACCATTGCGGCGCCACCGATTGAGTTTGCATCGCTGGCCGACGTATTCCAGCAAACCTATGAGCACGAACAGCTGATCACCCGTCAGATCAATGAACTGGCGCACGTGGCAATGACCACCCGCGATTACTCTACCTTCAACTTCCTGCAATGGTATGTCGCCGAACAGCACGAAGAAGAGAAACTGTTCAAATCGGTGCTGGATAAACTGGCTCTGGTGGGTAACAGTGGCAAGGCGCTGTTCTTCATCGATAAAGACCTGAAGAAAATGGGCGCGGCGGCTGAAGGCAATCACGGCCAGGGCTGATTGGTCGGCCCGTCAAAAACCGCGTTTCTGTTTGCAGAACGCGGTTTTTTTATACCCTGCATTTAGCCGGGTTACCCAGCGATACGTGCTACGCGATCGCAAAATGGCAGTGATGCGCTCGACTTGCCGCGGGGGCATGGTTATCATTTGTCCCGCTATGTTACAGGGATGGCCTCGGTTCTGACCCTGATTACCTTATCATTTACATTAAGGACGCCGTTATGATCGGTAAAATTCGCTCCTCTTATCGCCTGCTTTCCACATTGTTGGTGCTGTTTGTCGGTTTGTCATCGCAGCAGGCATTGGCTCATGCGCATCTGAAAGTGCAAACGCCGGCCGCAGACGCCGCCGTCAGCCCGGCGCCA encodes:
- a CDS encoding DNA polymerase III subunit theta; its protein translation is MGYNLAELSKDEMDKVNVDLAASGVAFKERYNMPVIPEVVEREQPAHLRDYFRERVAHYRMESHKFSRLPYEPKMK